A genomic stretch from Sphingomonas faeni includes:
- a CDS encoding BolA family protein, translated as MTDLATGSVQDQITARLTATLAPTHLTVVNESGLHAGHMGDDGTGETHFRVEVETPKFEGLNRVARQRLVNQALADLLSTQIHALAIKARAPGEI; from the coding sequence ATGACAGACCTCGCCACCGGCTCCGTTCAGGACCAGATCACCGCCCGCCTCACGGCGACCCTCGCCCCGACGCACCTGACCGTCGTCAACGAGAGCGGCCTTCATGCCGGCCATATGGGCGACGACGGCACCGGCGAGACGCATTTCCGGGTCGAGGTGGAAACGCCGAAGTTCGAGGGGCTTAACCGAGTGGCCCGCCAGCGGCTGGTGAACCAAGCGCTGGCCGATCTGTTGAGCACGCAGATCCATGCGCTCGCCATCAAGGCCCGCGCGCCCGGGGAAATCTGA
- a CDS encoding glutathione S-transferase codes for MAYKLWYWPSLQGRGEFVRLALEGAEIAYEDCARAVGEDGLMADLNDRTGRTPFAPPYLELDGLVIAQVANILMYLGERHGLAPSAMADRLWLNQLQLTIADLVAEVHNVHHPVAMMDYYDDQKPEAARAAKQFREERMPKYLGHFEDAAQANPGDWLIDHKWSYADTSLFQLVEGLRYMFPKRMKTLESEYPNLVRLHDQVAELPGIKAYLRSDRRLAFSTDGIFRAYPELDAV; via the coding sequence ATGGCGTATAAGCTCTGGTATTGGCCCTCGCTGCAGGGGCGCGGCGAGTTCGTCCGCCTCGCGCTCGAAGGCGCGGAGATTGCGTATGAGGATTGCGCGCGAGCGGTGGGCGAGGACGGGTTGATGGCCGATCTCAACGACCGCACCGGCCGGACGCCGTTCGCGCCGCCCTATCTGGAGCTGGACGGTCTGGTGATCGCGCAGGTCGCCAACATCCTGATGTATCTCGGCGAGCGCCACGGCCTCGCGCCGTCGGCCATGGCGGACCGGCTCTGGCTCAACCAGCTCCAGCTGACGATCGCCGACCTCGTCGCGGAGGTCCACAACGTCCACCATCCTGTCGCGATGATGGACTATTACGACGACCAGAAACCCGAAGCCGCGCGGGCCGCCAAGCAGTTCCGCGAAGAGCGGATGCCGAAATATCTCGGTCATTTCGAGGATGCGGCGCAGGCCAATCCGGGCGATTGGCTGATCGATCACAAGTGGAGCTATGCCGACACCTCGCTGTTCCAGCTGGTCGAGGGGCTGCGGTACATGTTCCCCAAGCGGATGAAGACGCTCGAGTCCGAGTACCCGAACCTCGTCCGCCTCCACGATCAGGTCGCCGAGCTGCCGGGGATCAAGGCGTATCTGAGAAGCGATCGGCGTCTCGCCTTCAGCACCGACGGCATCTTCCGCGCCTATCCCGAGCTCGACGCCGTATGA
- a CDS encoding NUDIX hydrolase gives MRTLRPAARILLVDREGRVLMFRFTPADRPPLWCTPGGAVDPGESYAAAARRELWEEVGLDIDCGPEVAQRTIDFLTFEGVEVTADERYFRIDVDTCEVKAGNLTEQEKQLLVGHRWFSRNDIAGFHETLYPADLVELLDATEPAKG, from the coding sequence ATGAGAACTCTGCGCCCGGCCGCGCGCATTCTGCTCGTCGACCGCGAGGGCCGCGTGCTGATGTTCCGCTTCACCCCCGCCGATCGCCCCCCGCTCTGGTGCACGCCCGGCGGCGCGGTCGATCCGGGCGAGAGCTACGCCGCCGCCGCTCGCCGCGAGCTGTGGGAAGAAGTCGGCCTCGACATCGACTGCGGCCCCGAAGTCGCGCAACGCACCATCGACTTCCTGACCTTCGAAGGCGTCGAGGTGACCGCGGACGAACGCTATTTCCGGATCGACGTCGACACCTGCGAGGTGAAGGCGGGCAATCTCACCGAACAGGAGAAGCAACTGCTCGTCGGTCACCGCTGGTTTTCCCGAAACGACATCGCGGGCTTTCACGAAACGCTCTATCCCGCAGACCTGGTCGAGCTCCTCGACGCCACGGAACCTGCCAAGGGATAA
- a CDS encoding pirin family protein: MLDDFVLQTILPSTHDLGGFKVHRTLPNKERTMVGPFLFFDQMGPAHLEIGQGIDVRPHPHINLSTVTYLFDGAIDHRDSLGTQARIEPGAVNLMTAGHGIVHSERSPGDERAEGPNLSGIQTWLAMPEAVEEIDPAFEHVTKAQLPTIEAHGARSRIIMGSLWGQTAPTTTYSGTIYADIALDPGASVPIDAAAEERAIYLAMGEATLEGVKLEPQVLYVLRPGISATLRSAHGGRAMLCGGDAFTTPRHVWWNFVSSNRDRIEQAKRDWNAGNFPKVPGDEKEWIEIPAIPKTVSYP, translated from the coding sequence ATGCTCGACGATTTCGTCCTCCAGACCATCCTGCCGTCGACGCACGATCTCGGCGGGTTCAAGGTCCACCGCACGCTGCCGAACAAGGAACGGACGATGGTCGGTCCGTTCCTGTTCTTCGACCAGATGGGCCCCGCGCATCTCGAAATCGGCCAGGGCATCGACGTGCGCCCGCATCCGCATATCAACCTGTCGACCGTCACATACTTGTTCGACGGCGCGATCGATCACCGCGATTCGCTCGGCACGCAGGCGCGGATCGAGCCGGGCGCGGTGAACCTGATGACCGCGGGCCACGGCATCGTCCATTCCGAACGCTCGCCCGGCGACGAGCGTGCCGAAGGGCCGAACCTGTCGGGTATCCAGACCTGGCTGGCGATGCCCGAGGCGGTCGAGGAGATCGATCCCGCGTTCGAGCACGTCACCAAGGCACAGCTGCCGACGATCGAGGCGCACGGCGCTCGCTCGCGGATCATCATGGGGAGCCTCTGGGGCCAGACCGCGCCGACGACGACCTATTCGGGGACGATCTACGCCGACATCGCGCTCGATCCCGGCGCGAGCGTGCCGATCGATGCGGCGGCGGAGGAGCGCGCGATCTATCTCGCGATGGGCGAGGCCACGCTGGAAGGCGTAAAGCTCGAGCCGCAGGTGCTGTACGTGCTCCGGCCTGGTATCTCGGCGACGCTGCGGTCGGCGCATGGCGGCCGCGCGATGCTGTGCGGCGGCGATGCGTTCACGACCCCGCGCCATGTCTGGTGGAACTTCGTCAGCTCGAACCGCGACCGCATCGAACAGGCGAAACGCGACTGGAACGCGGGCAATTTCCCGAAAGTGCCCGGCGACGAAAAGGAATGGATCGAGATCCCCGCGATCCCCAAGACGGTCAGCTATCCGTGA
- a CDS encoding alpha/beta fold hydrolase: MSDLQRITLSTGVTLDVAITGDPANPPVILLHGFPESHRTWRAIAPDLARDHYVIAPDQRGFARSSKPEGVDSYTPDKIVADLIALADHLKIERFTLVGHDWGGAVAWMAALRHPERIAKLVIINAPHPLVFQRTMFDDLEQRAASQYIRAFRNPDLEKHIESIGLETFFDTSFSKHADLAAMAEDKAAYLDEWGQPGAITAMLNWYRASAIVVPAMDETPPRPAFLDAPFPPTAMPVLVIWGMEDSALLPSQLDLAGYVPDLTIEKIDAGHFVPWQKPDEVIAAMRRWGI; the protein is encoded by the coding sequence ATGTCGGACTTACAACGCATCACGCTGTCCACTGGCGTAACCCTCGACGTCGCGATCACCGGCGACCCGGCCAACCCGCCCGTCATCCTCCTCCACGGCTTCCCAGAATCCCATCGCACCTGGCGCGCCATCGCTCCGGACCTCGCCCGCGACCATTACGTCATCGCCCCCGATCAACGCGGCTTCGCGCGCTCCTCCAAACCGGAGGGCGTCGACAGCTACACCCCCGACAAGATCGTCGCAGACCTGATCGCGCTCGCCGATCACCTGAAGATTGAACGGTTCACGCTCGTCGGTCACGACTGGGGCGGCGCGGTCGCCTGGATGGCCGCGCTGCGCCACCCCGAGCGCATCGCGAAGCTCGTCATCATCAACGCCCCCCACCCGCTCGTCTTCCAGCGGACCATGTTCGACGACCTCGAACAGCGCGCCGCCAGCCAGTATATCCGCGCCTTCCGCAACCCCGATCTCGAAAAGCACATCGAGTCTATCGGCCTCGAAACCTTCTTCGACACGAGTTTTTCCAAACACGCCGATCTCGCCGCGATGGCCGAGGACAAGGCCGCCTATCTCGACGAATGGGGCCAGCCCGGCGCGATCACCGCAATGCTCAACTGGTACCGCGCCAGCGCGATCGTCGTCCCCGCAATGGACGAGACCCCGCCGCGCCCCGCCTTTCTCGATGCACCGTTTCCCCCGACCGCGATGCCGGTACTGGTGATCTGGGGTATGGAGGACAGCGCGCTGCTCCCAAGCCAGCTCGACCTCGCCGGCTATGTCCCCGATCTCACGATCGAAAAGATCGATGCGGGTCATTTCGTGCCTTGGCAAAAACCCGACGAGGTGATCGCCGCGATGCGCCGCTGGGGGATCTGA
- a CDS encoding RcnB family protein, producing MRKMILAAVAAATLVPTFATAQSYGEVRRDQREIRESQRDLQRARRYGDRGDIREARQELREDRREAREDWRDYRRTHANVYRRPAYVGPRGYRYRPVTVGYRFAPAYYGRNYWINDYQTYRLPRPGYGYQRWVRYGRDVVLVDTRNGRVAQVNNGFFY from the coding sequence ATGCGTAAGATGATCCTCGCGGCCGTTGCCGCCGCCACCCTTGTCCCCACCTTCGCCACCGCGCAAAGCTACGGCGAAGTCCGCCGCGACCAGCGCGAAATCCGCGAGAGCCAGCGCGACCTGCAGCGCGCACGCCGCTACGGCGACCGCGGTGACATCCGCGAAGCCCGTCAGGAACTGCGCGAAGATCGTCGTGAAGCGCGCGAGGACTGGCGCGACTATCGGCGCACCCACGCTAATGTCTATCGCCGCCCCGCCTATGTCGGCCCGCGCGGCTATCGCTATCGCCCCGTGACCGTCGGCTATCGCTTCGCGCCGGCCTATTACGGTCGCAACTACTGGATCAACGACTACCAGACGTATCGCCTGCCCCGTCCGGGCTATGGCTATCAACGCTGGGTCCGCTACGGCCGCGACGTCGTCCTGGTCGACACGCGCAACGGCCGCGTCGCTCAAGTCAACAACGGCTTCTTCTATTGA
- the hisG gene encoding ATP phosphoribosyltransferase, producing the protein MIPQIIIAVPKGRILAEALPLLARAGVHPEASFSDENSRALRFATNDPAISLIRVRAFDVATFVAHGAAQLGIVGSDVIAEFGYSELYAPVDLGIGHCRLSVAEPAEMAAKDDPRGWSHVRVATKYPHVTAAHFASRGVQAECVKLNGAMELAPTLGLAPRIVDLVSSGRTLLENGLVEVETIMEVTSRLVVNRAAMKTRARVVPLVEAFRRAVEAQEIAA; encoded by the coding sequence ATCATCCCCCAAATCATCATCGCCGTCCCCAAGGGACGCATCCTCGCCGAGGCCCTGCCGCTGCTCGCGCGCGCCGGGGTGCATCCGGAAGCGTCGTTCTCGGACGAGAACTCACGGGCGTTGCGCTTTGCGACCAACGATCCGGCGATCTCGCTGATCCGGGTGCGCGCGTTCGACGTCGCCACCTTCGTCGCGCACGGTGCGGCGCAACTCGGCATCGTCGGCTCGGACGTAATCGCCGAGTTCGGCTATTCGGAACTGTACGCGCCGGTCGATCTCGGCATCGGCCATTGCCGCCTGTCGGTCGCCGAGCCTGCCGAAATGGCGGCGAAGGACGATCCGCGCGGCTGGAGCCATGTCCGCGTCGCGACCAAATACCCGCATGTTACCGCAGCGCATTTTGCTAGCCGCGGCGTGCAGGCGGAGTGCGTGAAGCTCAACGGTGCGATGGAGTTGGCGCCGACCTTGGGATTGGCGCCGCGGATCGTCGATCTCGTGTCGTCGGGCCGCACGCTTTTGGAGAACGGCCTGGTCGAGGTCGAGACGATCATGGAAGTCACCAGCCGCCTGGTCGTCAACCGCGCCGCGATGAAAACGCGTGCTCGGGTCGTGCCGCTGGTCGAGGCGTTCCGTCGCGCTGTCGAAGCGCAGGAGATCGCAGCATGA